A segment of the Panicum hallii strain FIL2 chromosome 1, PHallii_v3.1, whole genome shotgun sequence genome:
GGATTTGTTTACTATTATCTTCTGACTCAAGAGAACCATAACAGACAATGTGTTGTGACAATAAGGTAACATGCAGTTGTACTCATTGTTGGTCATGATGACTAAGAAAAATAAAGGAAGTGCAAATAGTGGTTGAACATAATGAAATTGAAACAATACCGGGTCCAGTTGTGATTTGAAATGTCTATGAATGGTGATTGCAGCCACTGCCTGAAAGAATCAATGGATGTACACAAGAATAAGTATAAAGCCACAGTTGCATAAAGAACAAATGGAATTTGAATAACGAATACCCCTTGTCATCTATTTTCAAACTTATTTCAAACAGCTTTGCAGTAAAAACTCCTGACCAATAACACTCAGTGAACACTTTGTTAAATATAGCAAAAGAAAACAAGATGTCTGCAACTAAATTCACACTGTTGATAGTTTCTGCCTTCAGCAAATTGAGTGAAAATTTGGTAGCCACTACTGGTATGTGATCATTTATTTAGCAGGTTCCAATACGATTTCCATTATTCTGGAGTTACCACTACCAAGATTACTGAACTCAAGTGACCACTCACCATCATTTCAGTTTGTGTGAGATATGCCTCACCATCAGGGTCCCGTGAGAGATGAACTTTCTGTCCCTGCTCTTCCCCAGCATCAGTCCACTCTTTACTTACAACAGGATCTTGCCACATTAATCTCATATCCTCTGGATCCAAGCAGTCGTCCCAATATTTGAAGCTTATTGCCATTTTGTACTGGTCAGTAGATGTTTATGTTGATGTCTgttgaaaaagaaagaaaaagcgGTTAAAGTTGGCATACCATATCTTATTTTGGTTTAAGTTAAACGAAACCCGATGCCCCAATCTGCATTATGTTCTGGACTAACGTGGATGGTGAAAATGGTTTTAGATTTTGAGCAGGAAATTGTGATGGATATTTTGCATAAAGCTGATGACCGGATAACCATGAAAGAGTCTGCGATCATCGCACACTAATAGGTATCAAGAGCAATCATGTTTCCACAAACCAAAATATGCATTTTCAGATATCTGGCAACTGGCATCGTCTGACAAAAACACGTGAACATAAAACATGAAAGCAAACAATTAACAGCTGACAGAAAACAGGACACAAAAAACAAACATGAATTACATGATACCAGATGAGCGTCCAGACTTCAACTCACCGACATGGAATGAAACATTCAGAATTTGGCATACCAGACCGAAACCTGAACAATTGGACGGAGCTACACGCTATAATGTGGTACGGTAAACGGGCCAGCCCCCCTAAAATCTGTGAAAGACCCACACAATGTTCGAAATGATGATCTAATCGGCCGAAAAGGGCTCAACATGCACACATCACTGCAAGCTCTCCCGCCGCAACAGAACATTAAGCATCAGACTTCGCGACAGAGGCGAGAAACCGAATCCAGCTCCGACGTTTGCACAACGCCACAGCATCCGTAAGGGAAAAAAGAACTCAAACTATGAGAACCACACGCAATGCGAACAGGCCGCCGTACCTGCCGAAACGTACGTAGCGTCACGCACACGCCGCGCAGCGAGACCACCGGAGCAGCAACGACGGCATGCCCCGGCCCGCATTGGCATCACCAGCGCTCCCACCAAACAGAAGGAACGCGCGAGCAGCAAGCATTCCCTGCAATAGCGCGCCTCGAAATCTAATCGGAAAAAGAAAAGCTGTAAACGATTCCCCCCAAAACAGACCTCGCTCCCTCTCCCTAAATCGACGAGGAGGCCGGGGGGGAAAAACAATCGAGGCGGTGCCGCGAATGGAGCTCACCGGTGCGCCGGCGCGCGGGGTCGCGAGGCGGTTGGGGAGATCCCCGCCACGGGCGCCTCCCGAAGCTCGGATCCGGCGGGGGATTCGGGAGGCGCGATGGCTTGGCGGGATGGGGAATCGCCGAATCGGccggggagggagaagggggcgCGTGAATTGGAAGAGGGGAAGGGAGGGATGGGTGGCGAGCGGGACGTTTAAATGtgggggcgcggcgcggggacACGTGGCGGGCAGCgagccgccgccccggccccgtGGCTGCCTGGCTGGTGGGTCTGTCTGCGCCTTTCGGATCGGTGAGATCACCCGCATCGCGTCGGGTGGAAGCGAAGGCGTTGCTGGGTCGTCTCATCTGGTCCTGATCTCTCATGCTAGTTGGAGGAGTACCAACCTGTGATGATCTCGTTCGTGGACAGGACCAGCTGACACGTTCCGAGTGGCGTTGCACCCCACACACGGCCGAGACATCAGAGAAAGCATGGGCCCCGTCGGTGCACCAGCCTTGCACGGCGCCCGCACCGCTCAAACCATGCCCTTCTCATGCGCAGCCGCGCCTCAACCGCCGGCCTCCCTCCCGGAAAGCCATGTTCGACGTCACTGCAGCCCGTTGCAGAACCCCCAGGGCGCGGAGGTCTCGAGGCCTTTCCCGGCCCATTTCCAAAGCTGCCGGGCAGCGACTGCACTCGCTCGCTCACGCCTCTGATTAGGCTCTGCGATGAAGACACCCCTGTACAAGCTACTGGTGGTTAAAACGAACGGCCTTGTCCTGATGGTTCATAGTCGCCATCGACCGACCGGCACATGTGGAGCACTTTTCTCGTAGCGATCGGGTGGGAAGCGAATCTGCTGccatctttctttcttttccctgcTCTTTTGCGCAGAGCAAGGGCGACCGGTGCTGGTGCTTTTCTTATTACCAGGTCCTGATTCTAGCGGGGGAAAGGGAAATGCTATGCGTGGGCAACCAAGCACGAATTTGTTCTAATGAATTTGCCTGTCTGCTTTCGCTGAAGGTGACATCCCACTGCACGCCATGAATACTTCCAAATTGCTACGTCTGTTTCCCAGCTTAGACCTGATGGCTGATGGTGCGGGCCTCAGCTCTCAGGCAATCGAGGGTCAAGAACCGATACCCCATCTTAGCGAGCACCCTACATTACAAGCTAGTTAGCATTGCTGTTGTGAATCCAGAGTCCACACAAAAACGATAACAACAGCAAAGCAACTAAAGCCTGCATCCCTGAACCAAAGGCGTGCTCCTCCATGCATCTTGGAATTGTTACTACGAAGAAGTAACAGTTCAGGCTCCCAGTGCGTTTAACAGGTACTGGCACTCCATGCTTGTGCTCCAAAAATGGACCAAAAGATGTCGGTGTCTGCGAGCAAAGCCCAAACCCTAGGTGTCCACTCAGAAAAAAAGTAATCACCAAACACGCGTGAGAGGAGAACAAGGCGAAATCGAAATCAATCTGGGGCGGTGGACGGCGTCGATGCCGTCAAAGGGAGCCGCATAGAGCCGTACAGACGAATGGGAATTCATCTCCGTTCTCAATAATCAAAGCCTGATGGGGCCCTTGATTGTCTTTACCGGGGTGGTTGGGAGCATATTAGGAGCCCAGAGTCTCGGAGGTTTGGTGGGGGTAGGCGACGCACACAAGCGCAGCAGAGAAGAGAGGGCACGTGAAGGAGCCCCGCGCCGCGGCGATCGCACGGGCACGGGCGCGACCGCCACctaccgccccccccccccccgggcggcggggccgggacGCGACGCGCTGCACGTTGCGCTGCGCGGCCGCCTccttttttgttttgtttttgtctccgcctcctctttttttttatatatacGAGAACGAGCACGCTGAACGGGTGAAGTGGTGAACGCTTCAcgccccgccgccaccttcCCCTCCTCTCGGCTTCGGCTCCTCCCTCGCACGCTCGCCTCGCTCCACCGCTTCCGCGCCCCCGAAAGGCAAAAACCCCGGTCCCctccccgtccccgccgcctcGGTCAAACCCTAGCAGACGTGCGCGCAGGCCCCGGCACCCATTCCACATCTCGCTATGGCGGCGCTCTCCGTGCCCCtccgcgccgcggccgccggatcccgcgccgccgtcgaccccATCAAGGTATACTCACCCGACGCcgctactctctctctctctctctctctctcgtgccATGGGTTTCCGGTGATTCTACTGGCGGTTTGCTGGAGCTCGCGCGGGTGGGTTGCGGGTTCCTTTCGTGGATTCACTGCTGCGCGTAGATTTGGTTCGGATCCTGGTTTGGTGGCACTGTCAACCGTGTGCTCGGCGAAAATTACTAGTGTTTTCCTCCTGAGTTTTGGCCATTTGTTTGGGCGTAAAATCGCACCATTCCGTCCTCAGGGAATCAGAGTGCTTGTCCTTGTTTCTGGGGTCGGAATTTTGTCTCAAATTCTGTTCTCAGGCGCCAGCGGTTTCCTATTTGTCCCCGGCCCCTTGGAAGGACACCAGTTTCCTGATTGGTTCCAGTGTCCTCACCCCTGATGTGTAATTCCTAGCACATTGCGGTGCCCACTGATGCGGTTTGTCTGCTACGTTGCAGGTCTCGCGCGTGAGGAGCACCGGCTCAGCACACTTTGGCTGCAGCTTCCCGTCCATCGCGGCCTCCTCTTCGTCGTAAGCACCCGCTCTTTATACCAAAGTTCTCGTTACCTTTGTGAATGTAATTTCAGATATTGATGTGGTCTCTCTTAACTTCTTGTGAACTGAAGTGCGAGGAACATCGAGCCGCTGAGGGCGATAGCTACACAGGCACCCCCTGCAGTCCCACGTAAGTAGCTGTTGGGCTCACCGAGACACCGACCGTAAATTTCACGAGAATTGTGCAGCCTGTGCTGGATTTATAAATATGTTTCTCTTTTGTTTTTCTGTAGAATATTCGAGTGGGGAGAAGACGAAAATTGGCATCAACGGTGAGTTCTAAATGGCATTGTTGGAATTAAGTTGATGCAAAAACTATTGTAATCTGAATGAGATAGATCAGCTATAGAACTCCTTGGCCTTGCTGGTCAATGCATTCTGTCTTAAGTCCTGACCTGCCTTGTTTTGTTAATATCTAGGATGCTGCAATGAAATGCACTTCTTTAGATATCATGTTGTGAGGTTTTACAAGGACATTTTCTAGTGCTCAGTTGACTATTTTGCTGCACTAGCTAACTACATTGAGCAGTTAATTCGTTCTCGTCTTTCTGAGTCAATCTGCAGTTTGTTACAAAGAGTATAGAGTAGGAGAATACTTCTGAGTTGTACGTACCCATTTTTTTGTTCTTGTAGGGTTTGGACGGATTGGCAGGTTGGTCCTGCGAATTGCAACCAGCAGAGATGATATTGAAGTTGTGGCTGTGAATGATCCTTTCATTGATGCTAAGTACATGGTAAGGAAGCAACGTGAGATTATTTAatcttaatatttcaaatttcaGAGTCTGGACATTTTGTTTAACAGCAATGCACTGATTAGAAGTTTTGCATGCATTTTTCTTCTGGACCTTTGGGAACTGCTGCACCTGAGCTGAGATGCACAGTTACTTCAAGATTGTACTACATTAATTGAAACAATACTGTTTAATCTAATGCTAACTATATTTCTGTTGGCTATGGATGTTATGCTTTACGCGCTTTCATATAGTTGCTTAAATATGATATGCAATCGTTGGGTTTACAAGTTAATTGGTATATGATCATACAAaagtatttttttttttgcaactgTCTTCCCTATTGTATCTGTTCAGTGAATGCAAATTATCCACTGTAATGATGCGGTGCATTTGAATCGACAGATTTTATTCTGCTATTACATTTTTCGTTCACTATAGGTTTAACAACTTAATCGTACCCTTCTCCAGGCCTATATGTTCAAGTATGACTCCACTCACGGTCCATTTAAAGGTTCTATTCATGTTGTGGATGATTCGACCCTGGAGATCAATGGGAAGAAGATCACAATTACAAGCAAAAGGTAATTTTGACACTTGTTGCTGCATCAGGATTATCTGATTTGATTGCTACTGTGCCTAATCTTTGTATTGTATTTGTTTATTGCGCATGGCATTGCTCTCTTGCAATTTCACTAACAAGGTTGATTTTTTGGGTTCTAATTGACATATACCTCTTCTTCTGTGACATTAGATGGCTTGTACTTGAATTACTTCAATCACTTGGCAAATGTTTGTTTCAGCCTGCTTCAAAGACGCATCCTAGCAAGCATGTCATTCAGTGTCACAAATTTCTTTGATCTGTTACCATGTAAATGCATAATGTTCGCAACATTGCACTTATGTTATTTTCAGAACACAAGCACTCACTGTTGTATATTAGAGTAATGCACCATTACAATCTTTTTCACTTCTTATCCTCATATAATGATTTGTTGCGCTCTTTTTGTTCTGTAGCGTTTACAATTAACAGTTTAGATTCTTAGTTTTTGTTTTATATGTCTATTACATATGAGTTTTTGTTTCATGTGTTCTATTACATATGCGTTTTTAAGAATCTGCAACTGTTTGCTTCAATATTTTCAGAGATCCTGCAGAGATTCCATGGGGTAACTATGGGGCGGATTATGTTGTTGAATCGTCTGGTGTTTTTACGACAACTGAGAAAGCATCTGCACACTTGAAGGTTTGTCTACCAGTTCTTCAACAATGCCATCTAATTAACAAGCACCATACTTTTTTCATACATCAAACAAAATGGTGAGGTTTCTTCTTTGTTTACAGGGTGGTGCCAAGAAAGTGGTGATATCGGCACCATCAGCAGATGCTCCCATGTTTGTTGTTGGAGTTAATGAGAATAGCTATGACCCAAAGATGAATGTTGTTTCTAATGCAAGTTGCACCACCAACTGCCTTGCTCCACTTGCCAAGGTCATTTTTCTTGTTGCTTTCTAAACAAGTGTTCAGTTTCTGTCGTGCAATAGTTCATGGCAATCACAATAAATGGATCCAGTGGTTCATATTTCTGCCTTTCCAAACACACTCATTTGTTGATCATGCGGTGCAGGTTGTCCATGAGGAATTTGGCATT
Coding sequences within it:
- the LOC112901018 gene encoding glyceraldehyde-3-phosphate dehydrogenase GAPCP1, chloroplastic-like, with amino-acid sequence MAALSVPLRAAAAGSRAAVDPIKVSRVRSTGSAHFGCSFPSIAASSSSARNIEPLRAIATQAPPAVPQYSSGEKTKIGINGFGRIGRLVLRIATSRDDIEVVAVNDPFIDAKYMAYMFKYDSTHGPFKGSIHVVDDSTLEINGKKITITSKRDPAEIPWGNYGADYVVESSGVFTTTEKASAHLKGGAKKVVISAPSADAPMFVVGVNENSYDPKMNVVSNASCTTNCLAPLAKVVHEEFGIVEGLMTTVHATTATQKTVDGPSMKDWRGGRGAGQNIIPSSTGAAKAVGKVLPELNGKLTGMAFRVPTPNVSVVDLTCRIEKSASYDDVKAAIKAASEGALKGILGYTDEDVVSNDFVGDSRSSIFDAKAGIGLSSSFMKLVSWYDNEWGYSNRVLDLIAHMALVSAKH